The following proteins are encoded in a genomic region of Gimesia algae:
- a CDS encoding macro domain-containing protein, which produces MSPGLLQKKLRLQIRLTAIDEPLYQAWQRWCGDLPFVEVHHGSIFDKPADAIVSPANSFGFMDGGIDRLYLERFGPSLQDRVQNQIKADHAGELLVGAATIVETEDAAFPFLIAAPTMRVPMPVESSINAFVAARAVFLLIRDGVIPSGQYAGQPVREHVKSITVPGLATGVGRMPAVQCAKQVRAAIEDVLLDRFQFPASTSQIRKRHDRLLGK; this is translated from the coding sequence ATGTCACCAGGCCTTTTACAAAAGAAGCTTCGACTGCAAATCCGCTTGACTGCCATCGATGAACCACTTTACCAGGCATGGCAGCGGTGGTGTGGCGATCTGCCGTTTGTGGAGGTGCACCATGGTTCGATCTTCGATAAGCCTGCGGATGCAATTGTGAGTCCAGCGAACAGTTTCGGGTTCATGGATGGCGGCATTGATCGACTCTACCTGGAGCGGTTTGGACCGTCATTGCAGGACCGTGTTCAAAACCAGATTAAAGCAGACCATGCCGGAGAACTGCTGGTCGGTGCAGCAACGATTGTTGAGACTGAAGACGCCGCGTTCCCCTTTCTGATCGCCGCACCCACGATGCGGGTACCGATGCCGGTGGAATCGTCGATCAATGCCTTCGTGGCGGCTCGCGCGGTCTTCCTGTTGATTCGCGATGGCGTCATTCCTTCCGGACAGTATGCGGGTCAGCCGGTGCGCGAACATGTGAAAAGCATTACTGTACCGGGCCTGGCAACCGGCGTGGGGCGCATGCCTGCCGTGCAATGTGCAAAACAGGTACGAGCTGCGATTGAGGATGTTCTGCTGGACCGATTTCAGTTTCCCGCCAGTACCTCACAGATCCGTAAGCGGCACGATCGCCTGCTGGGGAAGTAA
- a CDS encoding CYTH domain-containing protein has translation MMSKPPADPEPLTSQPKYSLLEIERRWLADERLLPDLASLPVRIITDKYLDAGRLRLRKIEGADAVQFKLCKKYGKCSELSEPITNLYLTAEEYELLSVLPGRILIRQRFTYLFQDIPFSINVVVGKAAPVIVESEFASEAEAANCELPPFCTEEVSGRAEYEAIQLVDD, from the coding sequence ATGATGAGTAAACCGCCAGCGGATCCAGAGCCTCTGACGAGCCAGCCGAAGTACAGTCTACTGGAGATCGAACGTCGCTGGCTGGCAGATGAGCGGCTGCTGCCGGATCTGGCATCGTTACCGGTGCGAATCATCACCGACAAGTATCTGGATGCGGGGCGTTTGCGGCTGAGAAAGATCGAAGGGGCAGACGCAGTTCAATTCAAACTGTGTAAGAAGTACGGAAAGTGCAGCGAGCTCTCTGAGCCGATTACGAACCTGTATCTCACGGCAGAAGAGTATGAGCTGCTTTCGGTACTGCCGGGCAGGATTCTGATTCGCCAGCGGTTTACATATCTCTTTCAGGACATTCCTTTCAGTATCAATGTTGTGGTGGGCAAGGCGGCTCCTGTGATTGTGGAGTCTGAATTCGCTAGTGAAGCGGAGGCCGCGAACTGTGAGCTGCCCCCGTTTTGTACTGAGGAAGTCAGTGGTCGAGCGGAATATGAGGCCATCCAGCTGGTGGATGACTGA
- a CDS encoding glutamate synthase subunit beta, translating to MGKPTGFMEFPRELGADRKPELRILDWNEFHDHLTDEELANQGARCMDCGIPFCHTGKTLAGMATGCPVNNLIPEWNDHIYHGRWQDALDSLHKTNNFPEFTGRVCPAPCEGSCVLGITEPPVTIKNIENSIIDHAFDQGWVVANPPAVRTGKKVAVVGSGPAGLAAAAQLNTAGHSVTVYERDDRIGGLLMYGIPNMKLEKWIVQRRVDLLADEGVEFITNTSIGVDITADQLMKDFDAVVLCTGATKPRDLPIAGRDLNGVHFAMEYLSKNTKSLLESGLESTHYQNSPVENFINAEGKKVVVIGGGDTGNDCLGTAMRQKCASLINLEIVPQPPNERAASNPWPQWPKIFRVDYGHEEAAAAFGKDPRMFQMSTVEFVDDGQGNLKGIKICEVDWSKPAANGAPFTLVAGSEQELECDLVFLALGFLGPEHIISEQLSLDLDGRSNFKAEHEQYTTSLEGVFAAGDCRRGQSLIVWAINEGRGAARECDRYLMGATELP from the coding sequence ATGGGCAAGCCAACTGGCTTCATGGAATTTCCCCGGGAACTGGGTGCAGACCGTAAACCCGAATTGCGTATTCTGGACTGGAACGAATTTCACGATCACCTGACAGACGAAGAACTGGCGAACCAGGGCGCCCGCTGTATGGATTGTGGAATCCCCTTCTGCCACACCGGTAAAACACTGGCCGGCATGGCTACAGGTTGTCCGGTCAATAACCTGATCCCGGAATGGAACGATCACATCTATCACGGTCGCTGGCAGGATGCGCTGGACAGTCTGCATAAGACCAATAACTTCCCGGAATTCACCGGTCGCGTCTGCCCGGCTCCCTGTGAGGGGTCCTGCGTGCTGGGAATTACAGAACCCCCGGTTACAATTAAAAACATCGAAAACTCCATCATCGATCACGCCTTCGATCAAGGCTGGGTCGTCGCCAATCCACCTGCTGTGCGCACGGGTAAGAAAGTCGCTGTCGTCGGTTCCGGTCCTGCCGGTCTGGCTGCTGCTGCCCAGCTGAATACCGCCGGTCACAGCGTGACCGTTTACGAACGCGATGACCGCATTGGTGGCCTGTTGATGTATGGCATTCCCAACATGAAGCTGGAAAAATGGATCGTGCAGCGTCGCGTCGATCTGCTGGCCGATGAAGGGGTGGAATTTATCACCAACACATCCATCGGCGTCGACATCACTGCCGACCAGTTGATGAAAGATTTCGACGCAGTTGTGCTCTGCACGGGAGCGACCAAACCCCGCGATCTGCCCATTGCCGGCCGCGACCTCAACGGTGTGCATTTCGCGATGGAGTACCTGTCGAAGAATACAAAGAGCCTGCTGGAGTCTGGCCTCGAAAGCACGCACTACCAGAATTCTCCCGTCGAAAACTTTATCAACGCTGAAGGCAAAAAAGTGGTTGTGATCGGCGGTGGTGATACCGGGAACGACTGCCTGGGCACGGCCATGCGTCAGAAGTGCGCAAGCCTGATCAACCTGGAAATCGTACCTCAACCACCGAACGAACGAGCCGCCAGTAACCCCTGGCCTCAATGGCCGAAAATCTTCCGCGTCGATTACGGTCACGAAGAAGCGGCTGCCGCATTCGGTAAAGATCCGCGGATGTTCCAGATGTCGACCGTCGAATTTGTCGATGACGGTCAAGGCAATCTGAAAGGGATCAAAATCTGCGAAGTCGACTGGTCCAAACCGGCCGCCAACGGCGCACCGTTCACTCTCGTTGCCGGTTCCGAACAGGAACTGGAATGTGACCTGGTCTTCCTGGCACTCGGTTTCTTAGGCCCCGAGCATATCATCAGCGAACAGCTGAGTCTGGATCTGGATGGCCGCTCGAACTTCAAAGCCGAGCATGAGCAGTACACGACCAGCCTGGAAGGCGTCTTCGCTGCCGGCGACTGCCGACGCGGTCAGAGCCTGATCGTCTGGGCGATCAACGAAGGCCGCGGTGCGGCTCGTGAATGTGACCGTTACCTGATGGGAGCCACCGAACTGCCATAG
- a CDS encoding class I SAM-dependent methyltransferase, with protein sequence MAFSLDNVVPWGRSFDEYRAMFALTNEDLQQKILGCGDGPACFNAELTRRSGRVVSVDPLYYFSAAEISQRIDTTFETVIEQTRRNQSEFVWEQIRSPDELAEIRSAAMQEFLTDYAAGKREGRYRTASLPTLPFDDGAFDIAVCSHFLFLYSAHFSAEFHVASIRELCRVAREVRIFPLLELGAIRSRHRESVMAELCATGYDVQIRRVPYEFQKQGDEMLMVRLSED encoded by the coding sequence ATGGCTTTTTCTCTGGATAACGTGGTCCCCTGGGGACGTTCGTTTGACGAATATCGGGCGATGTTCGCATTGACGAATGAAGATCTGCAGCAGAAGATTCTGGGCTGTGGGGATGGGCCTGCGTGTTTTAACGCGGAGTTGACCAGGCGGAGCGGACGTGTTGTTTCTGTTGATCCTCTGTATTACTTTTCCGCCGCAGAGATCAGTCAGCGGATTGACACGACCTTCGAAACTGTAATAGAACAGACGCGGCGGAATCAGAGTGAATTCGTCTGGGAACAGATTCGTTCGCCGGACGAACTGGCAGAGATCCGCAGCGCGGCGATGCAGGAGTTTCTGACCGACTATGCTGCAGGAAAACGGGAAGGCCGCTATCGGACCGCCAGCCTGCCGACGCTGCCGTTCGACGACGGTGCATTCGACATTGCGGTCTGTTCGCATTTTCTGTTTCTCTACAGTGCGCACTTTTCTGCGGAATTTCATGTTGCGTCGATCAGGGAACTGTGTCGTGTGGCGCGGGAAGTCCGTATTTTCCCCCTGCTCGAACTGGGGGCAATCAGATCACGGCATCGGGAATCGGTGATGGCAGAACTCTGTGCAACGGGTTATGATGTACAAATCAGGCGTGTGCCTTATGAATTTCAGAAACAGGGAGACGAAATGCTGATGGTGCGATTGTCTGAAGATTAG
- a CDS encoding HNH endonuclease: MSYQVIRDTCQLISQGDLDTARLRILSGFPFVPLENAGRNYSDVQKTQIFIRDGFIDRYSGEKLVFPPVLRLMSKLMPDEFPYHSNWKMSECHIAYWQLSPTIDHIVPVARGGADEGSNWACTSQLRNSAKANWFLEELGWELHPPGDLREWDGLLHWYVDYANDHAEIKADPWFRGWLRTAENVIN; encoded by the coding sequence TTGAGTTACCAGGTGATTCGAGACACGTGTCAGTTGATTTCTCAGGGTGATCTGGACACAGCGCGGCTGAGGATCCTTTCAGGTTTTCCGTTCGTACCTCTCGAAAACGCGGGTAGGAATTATTCTGACGTTCAGAAAACTCAAATATTTATTCGAGATGGTTTTATCGACCGTTATTCTGGTGAGAAACTGGTGTTTCCTCCCGTGTTGCGGCTGATGTCAAAACTGATGCCCGATGAATTTCCTTACCATTCTAACTGGAAAATGTCGGAGTGTCATATCGCGTACTGGCAGCTCTCACCCACCATCGATCATATTGTGCCGGTCGCGCGTGGTGGGGCAGATGAGGGATCCAACTGGGCCTGTACTTCACAATTACGAAACAGTGCCAAGGCAAACTGGTTTCTGGAAGAGTTAGGTTGGGAGCTGCATCCGCCAGGTGATTTGCGGGAGTGGGATGGTCTACTACACTGGTACGTGGATTATGCGAATGATCACGCGGAAATCAAAGCGGACCCCTGGTTCCGTGGATGGCTAAGAACTGCAGAGAATGTCATTAATTAG
- a CDS encoding ankyrin repeat domain-containing protein, translating to MAKNLLYAAGHGSLKEVKRFLEKGIAVDTLFDSGMTALSNAAFAGHLEVVEYLLSVGADPNCASEMGVTPLTAATRNWRVNVIPCLIKAGANLHHRTEQGHTSVMIAANWATLETLQILVEAGADVLDQSPEGHTTLMLAALHNDRSQERLEYLLERGVDINAVTIEGASAYSYANEKGHHELRDFLVSRGALENDYISPWRRKKT from the coding sequence ATGGCAAAGAATTTATTGTATGCAGCCGGTCATGGAAGTCTGAAGGAAGTTAAACGATTTCTGGAGAAGGGGATTGCCGTCGATACCCTGTTTGACTCTGGGATGACTGCCTTGTCAAACGCGGCGTTCGCAGGGCATCTGGAAGTCGTCGAGTATCTGTTGTCTGTGGGCGCTGATCCGAATTGTGCCAGCGAAATGGGCGTGACCCCATTGACGGCTGCGACCCGGAACTGGCGTGTCAATGTGATCCCCTGTCTGATCAAGGCGGGGGCGAACCTTCATCACCGCACAGAACAGGGGCATACCAGTGTGATGATCGCTGCGAACTGGGCGACACTGGAGACGCTGCAGATTCTGGTTGAGGCCGGCGCTGATGTCTTGGATCAAAGTCCAGAGGGACACACGACGTTGATGCTGGCTGCGCTCCATAATGATCGCAGCCAGGAACGGCTGGAATATCTGCTGGAGCGGGGCGTTGACATCAACGCCGTCACAATAGAGGGCGCAAGTGCCTACAGCTACGCGAATGAAAAAGGACATCACGAATTGCGGGATTTTCTGGTCAGCCGGGGAGCGTTAGAAAATGACTACATCTCCCCCTGGCGCCGCAAAAAGACTTGA
- a CDS encoding dual specificity protein phosphatase family protein, with protein MKIGFLLLIIAFLLVLAAGIHQGWWWLLLWPAFSFAMVSAGYFGLGPRIFNKSEEGLVPLFNQCLLLPYLLYLNGIWNLSRLLRAEPPLHQLTENLYISRRLLSCELPAEIVHVIDLTCEMSEPLGLRSRGYHCFPVLDRAAPSVDSLYSWIEQTAVLEGPLLIHCAEGHGRTGLFTAALLLYTGQAASREEALRFIQSQRPLVRLSREQKQILEDFSNGH; from the coding sequence ATGAAAATCGGATTTCTACTGCTGATCATTGCGTTTCTACTGGTGTTGGCTGCCGGAATACATCAGGGCTGGTGGTGGCTGCTGCTCTGGCCAGCCTTCAGCTTTGCGATGGTCTCGGCGGGGTATTTTGGTTTGGGGCCGCGTATCTTCAATAAGTCGGAAGAGGGACTGGTTCCGTTGTTTAATCAGTGTCTGCTGTTGCCTTATCTGCTGTATCTGAATGGAATCTGGAACTTGTCACGGCTGTTGCGAGCAGAGCCCCCACTCCACCAGTTAACCGAGAACCTGTATATCAGTCGGCGTCTTTTGTCCTGCGAGCTGCCAGCGGAGATCGTGCATGTCATCGATCTGACTTGTGAGATGAGCGAGCCGCTGGGACTACGTTCACGCGGTTATCACTGTTTTCCCGTACTGGATCGTGCGGCTCCCTCAGTCGATTCATTGTACAGCTGGATCGAACAGACTGCAGTGTTGGAGGGGCCGCTTCTGATTCACTGCGCGGAAGGGCATGGACGGACTGGGTTGTTTACGGCTGCACTACTCCTGTATACCGGACAGGCAGCGAGCAGGGAAGAAGCACTGCGCTTTATTCAGAGTCAACGACCACTGGTGCGATTGAGTCGAGAGCAAAAACAAATCTTAGAAGATTTTTCGAATGGGCATTGA
- a CDS encoding DUF6000 family protein: protein MDELEIQRWVSPFYLAILHGNYVSHILTDEERNQFNQRVFEVLPEMTPQIARSLISGHWREAITGSWFAGVKKYTQCQTQIARRLLASEACYAGQSHAFALACFANDASVSALKQYLDRYLRQLDCYYDQNWAMPALMWIDEVNGTDHSIEYLKANGLWERFIKDKDLKAWRIQTCQKQFWNLMNYCKSHFQ from the coding sequence GTGGATGAATTAGAGATTCAGCGGTGGGTATCGCCATTTTACTTAGCGATCCTGCATGGGAACTATGTATCACACATCTTAACTGATGAAGAGCGAAATCAGTTTAATCAGCGAGTGTTTGAGGTTTTACCAGAGATGACTCCGCAGATTGCCAGATCACTTATTTCCGGACATTGGCGGGAAGCGATCACGGGTAGCTGGTTTGCTGGTGTGAAGAAATATACCCAATGTCAAACTCAGATCGCAAGGCGGTTGCTTGCCTCAGAAGCCTGTTACGCGGGACAATCACACGCATTTGCTCTGGCCTGTTTTGCGAATGATGCTTCGGTTTCGGCTCTTAAACAATATTTAGACCGATATTTACGACAATTAGATTGCTATTACGACCAGAACTGGGCTATGCCGGCCCTGATGTGGATTGATGAAGTGAATGGGACAGATCATTCAATAGAATATCTTAAAGCGAATGGTCTCTGGGAGCGATTCATCAAAGACAAAGACTTAAAGGCCTGGCGCATTCAAACTTGTCAGAAACAATTCTGGAATCTCATGAATTACTGTAAATCACATTTTCAATAA
- the gltB gene encoding glutamate synthase large subunit codes for MTSRTVRRGTDSEDKARSSIFQVGQLPEAHGLYDPEFEHDSCGVGFVAHIKGERSHQIVLDADEMLRHMTHRGACGCEENTGDGAGILISMPHDFLSRVVKEDLNLTLPAQGNYGLGNVFLPTDVSQREHCKQAVEEIAHQQGLVVQGWRPLPVCPDVADIGPSALRALPHMEQVIISTSNGKVADQDHLERQLYIILKASSRLLREGSNLPQGLMFYFCSLSSKVLVYKGMLTPDQVMPFYPDLQAEDFTSHLAMVHSRFSTNTFPSWDRAQPCRFMAHNGEINTLRGNANWMYARQGMMSSDLFGEDLNKLFPIIEPHCSDSGNFDNALELLLMSGRPLPEVMMMMIPEAWQNHHSISVAKRAFYEYHSALQEPWDGPASVSFTDGQCIGAVLDRNGLRPSRYYVTHDDRVIMASEVGVLEVDPKIVKEKGRLQPGKMFLVDFEEGRLIPDEEIKEKYATKRPYQEWLQDQRILLSDLPLEGQLEEVPKKELLSRMQAFGFTFETLKFMLIPLIKAKKDPIGSMGNDAALACLSDQSRLLYDYFHQLFAQVTNPAIDSIREEVIMSLECYIGPEGNLLDSTEAQCHRLLIPEPIISNEEMAAIKVMDYRGWKNKTIDVTYPKAEGEAGFRAALDRIREEASQAIADGFSLITLSDRAVGRERIGLPTMVSCGAIHHHLVRNEQRTQIGIVLETGEAREVHHHCLLFGYGADAINPYMAFESLWHSLEVGELESNKWTRESIVAAYRKGVSKGMLKVMAKMGISTLQSYKGAQIFEAVGLNKEVIDTCFAGTASRIKGIGFDVVAKECEMRHDIGYPHREQHRLPVLPNPGVYHWRANGEKHSWSPENIANIQAAASTGDKEAYKRFAKAVNEQTTRECHLRGLLKFKKQESIPLEEVEPITEIVKRFCTGAMSYGSISAESHEALAIAMNRLGGKSNTGEGGEDSARFKPMENGDSKRSAIKQIASGRFGVTSWYLTNADELQIKISQGAKPGEGGELPGHKVNKIIASVRHSTPGVGLISPPPHHDIYSIEDLSQLIYDLKNTNPKARISVKLVSEVGVGTIASGVAKGHADNILISGASGGTGASPLTSLKHAGLPWELGISETHQTLVLNDLRSRVRLQTDGQLKTGRDIVIASLLGAEEFGFSTGPLITMGCIMMRKCHLNTCPVGIATQNPELRKKFAGQPEHVVNYFFLLAEEARELMAELGFRTMDEMVGRSDVLQLDEEVAHWKAKHLDLTPILRLAEKPHPNVGTYCTMDQQHGLEIVLDNVLISEAQPAIQKGEPVTIDVKLKNTDRTFGTMLSHEVSKAHGADGLPDETIHINSKGSAGQSLGAWLAHGITIEHEGDANDYVGKGLSGGRIIIYPPEDSTFAPEDNIIVGNVNLYGATQGEVYIRGQAAERFCVRNSGASAVVEGIGDHGCEYMTGGRAVILGETGRNFAAGMSGGVAYVYDPEGLLLQNSNLETIELDPVEEADDIAELKALIDNHRKFTGSTIAKKILDHWESELESFKKVMPIDYKRALEEMAAEEAEVVV; via the coding sequence ATGACAAGTCGAACCGTTCGGCGTGGAACTGATTCCGAGGACAAGGCACGAAGCTCCATTTTTCAGGTGGGGCAACTTCCGGAAGCGCACGGGCTCTACGATCCGGAATTCGAGCATGACAGCTGTGGTGTCGGGTTTGTCGCCCATATTAAAGGCGAACGTTCGCACCAGATTGTGCTGGACGCTGATGAAATGCTGCGTCACATGACTCACCGAGGTGCCTGTGGCTGCGAAGAAAATACCGGCGATGGTGCCGGGATTCTGATCTCCATGCCTCACGACTTCCTGTCGCGCGTCGTCAAAGAAGATCTGAACCTGACGCTGCCTGCACAAGGCAATTACGGCCTGGGGAATGTCTTCCTGCCCACCGATGTCTCCCAGCGGGAACATTGTAAACAGGCAGTTGAGGAAATTGCCCATCAACAGGGCCTGGTCGTGCAAGGCTGGCGTCCGCTGCCGGTTTGTCCCGATGTCGCCGATATCGGCCCTTCTGCGCTGCGGGCTCTGCCTCACATGGAGCAGGTCATTATTTCGACCTCCAACGGCAAAGTCGCTGACCAGGATCACCTGGAACGCCAGCTCTACATCATTCTGAAAGCTTCCAGCCGCCTGCTGCGTGAAGGCAGTAATCTGCCCCAGGGGCTCATGTTCTACTTCTGCTCACTCTCAAGTAAGGTGCTCGTCTATAAAGGGATGTTGACCCCCGATCAGGTCATGCCCTTCTATCCCGACCTGCAGGCTGAGGATTTTACCAGTCACCTGGCCATGGTTCACTCCCGCTTCTCCACGAACACGTTCCCCAGTTGGGATCGCGCCCAGCCCTGTCGTTTCATGGCTCATAACGGCGAGATCAACACACTGCGGGGCAACGCGAACTGGATGTATGCCCGGCAGGGAATGATGTCCAGCGACCTGTTCGGGGAAGACTTGAACAAGCTGTTCCCGATCATCGAGCCTCACTGTTCCGATTCCGGAAACTTTGACAATGCACTCGAACTGCTGCTGATGTCTGGTCGTCCGCTGCCGGAAGTTATGATGATGATGATTCCCGAAGCCTGGCAGAATCACCATTCCATCTCCGTTGCCAAACGGGCCTTCTATGAATACCACTCTGCTTTGCAGGAACCCTGGGACGGACCCGCTTCCGTTTCCTTTACCGATGGTCAATGCATCGGGGCAGTACTCGACCGGAACGGTCTGCGCCCCAGCCGTTATTATGTGACCCACGATGACCGCGTGATCATGGCCAGTGAAGTCGGCGTGCTGGAAGTCGATCCCAAAATCGTCAAAGAAAAAGGCCGCCTGCAGCCCGGGAAAATGTTCCTGGTCGACTTCGAAGAAGGCCGCCTGATTCCCGATGAAGAGATCAAGGAAAAATACGCGACCAAACGACCTTACCAGGAATGGTTGCAGGATCAGCGGATTCTGCTGAGCGACCTGCCCCTGGAAGGCCAGCTGGAAGAAGTTCCCAAAAAAGAACTGCTCTCACGCATGCAGGCCTTCGGTTTCACCTTTGAAACGCTGAAGTTCATGCTGATCCCGCTGATCAAAGCGAAAAAAGATCCGATTGGTTCGATGGGTAACGACGCCGCTCTGGCCTGCCTGAGCGATCAGTCACGACTGCTCTACGATTACTTCCATCAGCTGTTTGCCCAGGTGACGAACCCCGCCATCGACTCGATCCGCGAAGAAGTCATCATGTCCCTCGAGTGCTATATCGGCCCGGAAGGGAACCTGCTGGACTCGACCGAAGCGCAGTGTCATCGGCTGCTGATTCCGGAACCGATCATCAGCAACGAAGAGATGGCAGCCATCAAAGTCATGGATTATCGTGGCTGGAAGAATAAGACCATCGACGTGACCTACCCCAAAGCAGAAGGGGAAGCCGGTTTCCGCGCTGCCCTGGATCGCATCCGGGAAGAAGCGTCACAGGCGATTGCCGACGGCTTCAGTCTGATTACGCTCTCCGACCGGGCCGTAGGACGCGAGCGGATCGGTCTGCCGACCATGGTGTCCTGTGGTGCCATTCACCATCATCTGGTTCGTAACGAACAGCGTACACAGATCGGGATCGTCCTGGAAACCGGCGAAGCCCGCGAAGTGCATCATCACTGTCTGCTGTTTGGCTACGGTGCTGATGCGATCAATCCTTACATGGCATTTGAATCACTCTGGCATTCACTGGAAGTGGGCGAACTGGAATCGAACAAGTGGACCCGCGAATCGATCGTCGCTGCCTACCGTAAGGGTGTCAGCAAAGGCATGCTGAAAGTCATGGCCAAGATGGGGATCTCGACTCTGCAGAGTTATAAGGGAGCCCAGATCTTTGAAGCCGTCGGTCTGAACAAGGAAGTCATTGATACCTGCTTTGCCGGAACGGCCAGCCGCATCAAGGGGATTGGTTTTGACGTCGTCGCGAAAGAATGCGAAATGCGTCATGACATCGGTTATCCACATCGGGAACAGCATCGTCTGCCCGTGCTGCCGAACCCCGGTGTGTACCACTGGCGTGCCAATGGAGAAAAGCATTCCTGGTCTCCCGAGAATATCGCCAACATCCAGGCTGCTGCCTCTACGGGTGATAAAGAAGCCTACAAGCGATTTGCCAAAGCCGTCAACGAGCAGACCACTCGAGAGTGTCATCTGCGTGGTCTGTTGAAGTTCAAGAAGCAGGAGTCGATTCCGCTGGAAGAAGTCGAGCCGATTACGGAAATCGTCAAGCGGTTCTGCACGGGAGCGATGAGCTACGGCTCGATTTCTGCCGAATCGCACGAAGCACTGGCAATCGCCATGAACCGCCTGGGCGGTAAGAGCAATACGGGTGAAGGGGGTGAAGATTCCGCCCGCTTCAAGCCGATGGAAAACGGCGATTCCAAACGCTCCGCGATCAAGCAGATTGCCTCCGGTCGCTTTGGTGTGACCAGCTGGTATCTGACGAATGCGGATGAGCTGCAGATCAAGATTTCTCAAGGTGCAAAGCCGGGAGAAGGGGGCGAACTGCCCGGGCATAAGGTCAATAAGATCATTGCCTCGGTACGTCACTCGACTCCGGGGGTCGGGCTGATCAGTCCGCCGCCGCACCATGATATTTATTCGATCGAAGACCTGTCGCAGTTGATCTACGACCTGAAGAATACCAACCCGAAAGCACGGATCAGCGTCAAGCTGGTTTCGGAAGTCGGCGTCGGTACGATTGCATCCGGTGTCGCCAAAGGACATGCGGATAATATTCTGATCTCCGGTGCTTCCGGCGGAACGGGGGCATCCCCGCTGACCAGCCTCAAGCATGCCGGCCTGCCTTGGGAACTCGGGATTTCCGAAACCCACCAGACCCTGGTCCTCAACGACCTTCGCAGCCGCGTGCGTCTGCAGACCGACGGTCAGTTGAAAACCGGTCGTGACATTGTGATCGCCAGCCTGCTGGGAGCCGAAGAATTCGGTTTCTCGACCGGCCCGCTGATCACCATGGGCTGTATCATGATGCGGAAGTGTCACCTGAATACCTGCCCGGTCGGGATTGCGACACAGAATCCGGAACTCCGTAAGAAGTTTGCCGGTCAGCCGGAACACGTGGTGAATTACTTCTTCCTGCTGGCAGAAGAAGCCCGTGAACTGATGGCCGAACTCGGTTTCCGCACCATGGATGAAATGGTCGGCCGCAGCGATGTGCTGCAGCTGGACGAAGAAGTTGCACACTGGAAAGCGAAACACCTGGACCTGACTCCGATCCTGCGACTGGCTGAAAAACCACATCCGAATGTGGGCACTTATTGCACGATGGATCAACAGCATGGTCTGGAAATCGTATTGGATAATGTGCTCATCAGCGAAGCCCAGCCTGCGATCCAAAAAGGGGAGCCGGTCACGATTGACGTCAAACTCAAGAATACCGACCGTACTTTTGGAACAATGCTGAGCCACGAAGTTTCCAAAGCGCATGGTGCCGACGGCCTGCCCGATGAAACGATCCACATTAACAGTAAGGGTTCCGCCGGACAGAGTCTGGGCGCCTGGCTGGCACACGGGATTACCATCGAGCACGAAGGCGATGCCAACGACTATGTGGGCAAAGGTTTGAGCGGTGGTCGCATCATTATCTATCCGCCGGAAGATTCCACCTTCGCTCCTGAAGACAACATCATTGTCGGTAACGTCAATCTGTACGGTGCCACCCAGGGTGAAGTGTATATCCGCGGTCAGGCGGCCGAACGCTTCTGTGTACGTAACTCGGGTGCCTCCGCTGTCGTCGAAGGGATTGGCGATCATGGTTGTGAATACATGACCGGCGGTCGCGCCGTCATTCTGGGCGAGACCGGCAGAAACTTTGCTGCTGGAATGTCCGGAGGCGTCGCTTATGTCTACGATCCTGAAGGCTTGCTGCTGCAGAACAGTAACCTGGAAACCATTGAACTGGACCCGGTAGAAGAAGCTGATGACATCGCAGAGCTGAAAGCGTTGATCGATAACCATCGCAAATTTACCGGATCGACGATTGCCAAAAAGATTCTGGATCACTGGGAATCGGAACTGGAATCATTCAAGAAGGTGATGCCCATCGATTACAAACGGGCTTTAGAGGAAATGGCGGCTGAAGAAGCCGAGGTCGTCGTTTAA